The proteins below are encoded in one region of Streptomyces roseirectus:
- a CDS encoding DUF6181 family protein: MDETTEFRSTIRTPSRRGAATPSRDGVHRIAVPLHPRLSASELVRVLLAAPAETDFGTLNSVEVRSLTTAALTQHGYDVLDRSSYDPEHDRHQDARRAIRRAYGPRFLDAPDAQAVLADPLREVLRATRSEEP; the protein is encoded by the coding sequence ATGGACGAGACGACAGAATTCCGCAGCACCATCAGAACACCGAGCCGCCGAGGAGCGGCCACCCCCAGCCGGGACGGCGTCCACCGGATCGCCGTACCTCTCCACCCCCGGCTCAGCGCCTCCGAACTGGTCCGCGTGCTTCTCGCGGCCCCGGCGGAGACTGACTTCGGCACCCTCAACTCGGTGGAGGTCCGCTCCCTCACAACCGCCGCGCTCACCCAGCACGGCTATGACGTGCTGGACAGGTCGTCGTACGACCCTGAACACGACCGCCACCAGGACGCCCGCCGCGCGATCCGCCGCGCGTACGGGCCGAGGTTCCTCGATGCCCCGGACGCACAAGCCGTCCTCGCCGATCCCCTTCGCGAGGTCCTGCGCGCCACCCGCAGTGAGGAACCGTGA
- a CDS encoding DUF6197 family protein codes for MPIHYSPNSVVIADTPAGILEWAACHIEHVGIHQGPRLFAGPGRTATLPCWPRGALEVAAGHGRGAAGRTYDWDRIHRARDQAFALLAKHLTGLPVTADEPAAAKALHREVIDRWSAEPGRTATEAARAFRTAARALF; via the coding sequence ATGCCGATCCACTACAGCCCCAACAGCGTCGTCATCGCGGACACCCCGGCCGGAATCCTCGAATGGGCCGCCTGCCACATCGAACACGTCGGCATTCACCAGGGCCCCCGCCTCTTCGCCGGCCCCGGCCGCACTGCCACCCTGCCGTGCTGGCCGCGCGGAGCCCTCGAAGTCGCCGCTGGACACGGACGGGGGGCCGCTGGCCGGACGTACGACTGGGACCGCATCCACCGCGCCCGCGACCAGGCATTCGCCCTGCTTGCCAAGCACCTCACCGGACTCCCCGTCACTGCCGACGAGCCCGCCGCCGCGAAAGCCCTGCACCGCGAGGTCATCGACCGATGGAGCGCCGAGCCCGGCCGCACCGCCACGGAGGCCGCCCGTGCGTTCCGCACCGCCGCCCGCGCCCTGTTCTGA